A single window of Populus nigra chromosome 17, ddPopNigr1.1, whole genome shotgun sequence DNA harbors:
- the LOC133676583 gene encoding receptor-like protein 7, translating to MKIPLFTWLFFIPFLTIFFGVNVFLVSGQCRKDQQSLLLQLKNTLVFNQSLSAKLVKWSSTTDCSEWPGITCDEGSGRVISLDLSFESITGGLDDSSGLFSLQFLQSLNLSFNSFSTALPVGFANLTDLISLNLSNAGFTGQIPNDFSKLTKLVSLDLSAISFLGGPPLKLEKPNFATLIQNLTHLTELLFDGVNISAHGNDWCKALSSSLPNLKVLSMSDCYLSGPLDSSLAKLQSLKIIRLSSNNLSAPVPEFLANYSKLTALQLSSCQLNGVFPQAIFQVPTLEILDLSYNKFLQGSFPEFHQNLSLQTLLLSNTNFSGTLPQSIGELQKLSRIELVGNNFTGPIPNSIANLTQLFYLDLSSNMFTGTLPSFGMSKNLTYVDVSHNQLTGEIPSSHWEGLQSLTCVDLGYNAFNGSIPSSLFAIPSLQKIQLSNNRFGGQIPEFPNVSSFLLDTLDLSSNKLEGPFPSSVFGLAKLNVLELSSNMLNDTLQLHWIQKLPSLTTLGLSYNNLTVKSSGGNSNMSSLPQIKKLRLASCDLGMFPDLRNQSKLFHLDLSDNQITGPVPGWISKLILLQYLNLSRNLLVDLERPLSLPGLGILDLHHNQLQGSIPVPPSYITYVDYSSNNFSSFIPPNIGNYFNFTLFFSLSNNHLTGEIPQSICNTEWLQVLDLSNNSLNGVIPSCLIDKIKTLRVLNLRRNNFGDIIPDKFPRSCELKTLDLSGNNLQGQVPKSLANCTMLEVLDLGNNQINDSFPCLLKSISSFRVLVLRNNMFSGLIGCPQIEGTWPRLQIVDLAFNHFRGNLPNICLKTWEGMMEGGNRNLEHIRYDPLKLTNGLYYQDSITVTLKGLELELVKILTVFTSADFSSNNFEGPIPDAIGQFNALYVLNLSHNVLTGQIPSSLGNLSQLESLDLSSNQLSGQIPAQLTSLTFLSVLNLSYNRLVGRIPTIAQFATFSSDSFVGNQGLCGPPLSLPCSNTTGSNSTPGSNQRKEFDWQFIVPGLGFGLGSGIVVAPLLFSKKINKWYDDRIDKILLVLLPMLGFRYYARGDWRIEPDETSEEEDNTDAAAAADDDDDDEVEVDNEDYFGGRYCVFCTKLDITIKKVIHDPKCVCYQSPPISSSSSSFSSFSPS from the coding sequence ATGAAAATTCCTCTCTTTACATGGCTTTTCTTTATACCCTTTTTGACAATATTCTTTGGTGTCAATGTGTTTTTGGTTTCTGGCCAGTGCCGGAAAGATCAGCAATCCTTGTTACTCCAATTAAAGAACACTCTCGTGTTTAATCAATCTTTATCTGCAAAACTAGTCAAGTGGAGTTCAACCACAGATTGCAGCGAGTGGCCAGGCATAACTTGTGATGAGGGTAGTGGTCGTGTTATCAGCCTGGACTTGAGCTTCGAATCAATCACTGGTGGACTAGACGATTCAAGCGGGCTTTTCAGTCTTCAATTTCTTCAGAGTCTAAACTTGTCTTTCAACAGCTTCAGCACAGCTCTGCCAGTCGGGTTTGCCAACCTCACGGATTTGATTTCACTGAATTTGTCCAATGCTGGCTTTACAGGCCAGATTCCAAATGATTTCTCAAAGCTGACAAAGTTGGTTAGTCTTGATTTGTCTGCCATTTCCTTCCTTGGAGGTCCTCCACTGAAACTCGAGAAGCCTAATTTTGCAACATTGATTCAAAATCTCACACACCTAACAGAGCTCCTTTTTGATGGTGTTAATATATCAGCACACGGCAATGACTGGTGCAAGGCCTTATCATCTTCACTGCCTAATCTAAAAGTGCTGAGCATGTCCGACTGCTATCTTTCGGGTCCTCTTGATTCTTCCCTTGCAAAGCTTCAGTCTCTTAAAATAATTCGTTTGAGCAGTAATAATTTGTCTGCTCCAGTTCCAGAATTCCTTGCAAATTACTCGAAATTGACTGCCTTGCAGCTTAGCTCTTGCCAGTTGAACGGAGTATTTCCACAAGCTATATTCCAGGTACCAACACTAGAGATCCTTGACTTATCATACAACAAATTCCTTCAGGGTTCTTTTCCGGAGTTCCATCAGAATCTCTCTCTTCAGACCCTCCTTCTCAGTAACACAAATTTTTCGGGAACATTACCACAGTCCATTGGTGAACTCCAGAAATTGTCCAGAATAGAGCTGGTGGGTAACAACTTCACTGGACCAATTCCAAATTCAATAGCTAATCTCACCCAGCTGTTTTATCTGGACTTGTCATCCAACATGTTCACAGGCACACTCCCATCATTCGGCATGTCCAAGAATCTCACCTATGTAGATGTCTCTCATAATCAACTAACAGGTGAGATTCCATCCAGTCACTGGGAAGGCCTTCAAAGCCTCACCTGTGTTGATTTAGGGTACAATGCATTCAACGGGAGCATCCCCTCATCGTTGTTTGCAATCCCGTCGCTGCAGAAGATACAGCTTTCCAACAACCGATTTGGGGGACAGATTCCTGAGTTTCCAAACGTGTCTTCCTTTCTTTTGGATACCCTGGATTTGAGCAGCAACAAGTTAGAAGGTCCTTTTCCCAGTTCCGTTTTTGGTCTTGCAAAACTCAATGTCCTTGAACTTTCATCCAATATGCTCAATGACACGTTGCAATTACATTGGATTCAGAAACTTCCCAGTCTCACCACACTTGGCCTCTCATACAACAACTTGACCGTGAAATCAAGTGGTGGCAATTCCAACATGTCTTCCCTTCCCCAAATCAAGAAACTAAGATTAGCTTCTTGCGACCTGGGAATGTTTCCAGATCTAAGGAACCAGTCAAAACTCTTCCATTTAGACCTTTCAGACAACCAAATTACAGGGCCGGTACCTGGTTGGATTTCAAAACTTATTCTTCTTCAATATCTGAATCTTTCACGCAATCTTCTGGTTGATCTAGAAAGACCTTTGTCTCTTCCTGGTCTTGGCATCTTAGACCTGCATCATAACCAGCTCCAAGGGAGCATTCCAGTTCCTCCATCATATATTACCTATGTGGATTACTCAAGCAATAATTTTTCTTCCTTCATCCCCCCTAACATTGGTAATTACTTCAACTTTAcccttttcttctccctttcaAATAATCACCTTACCGGAGAAATACCGCAATCGATATGCAATACCGAATGGCTACAAGTTCTTGACTTGTCTAACAACAGTTTGAACGGAGTAATACCATCCTGTTTAATTGATAAGATTAAGACTCTTCGTGTTCTAAATTTAAGGAGAAACAACTTCGGTGACATTATTCCCGATAAATTTCCAAGAAGCTGTGAATTGAAGACTCTGGATCTGAGTGGAAACAACTTGCAAGGGCAGGTTCCAAAATCTCTGGCAAATTGCACTATGTTAGAGGTCTTAGACCTTGGAAACAATCAAATCAATGACAGCTTCCCGTGTCTTCTTAAGAGCATATCGAGTTTTCGTGTCCTTGTTCTGCGAAACAACATGTTCTCCGGGCTTATTGGATGTCCACAAATCGAAGGCACTTGGCCAAGGCTTCAGATCGTCGACCTAGCTTTCAATCATTTCAGAGGAAATCTACCAAACATTTGCTTGAAAACGTGGGAAGGAATGATGGAAGGTGGAAACAGAAACCTTGAGCACATAAGATATGATCCCCTGAAGCTGACGAATGGACTGTATTATCAAGATTCAATAACAGTCACACTCAAGGGTCTCGAGCTGGAGCTGGTGAAGATATTAACTGTCTTTACCTCTGCTGACTTTTCAAGCAACAACTTTGAAGGGCCAATACCAGATGCCATAGGACAGTTCAATGCCCTCTATGTTCTCAACTTGTCACATAATGTACTCACAGGCCAAATTCCATCATCTTTAGGCAACCTGTCACAGCTCGAGTCCTTAGATCTCTCATCTAACCAATTGTCTGGACAAATCCCAGCACAGCTAACAAGCCTGACATTCCTTTCAGTCCTGAATCTCTCATATAACAGGCTAGTGGGACGGATCCCAACAATCGCTCAATTCGCGACATTCTCATCCGATTCCTTTGTAGGTAACCAAGGATTATGCGGGCCTCCATTAAGTCTACCATGCTCCAATACCACAGGATCAAATTCTACACCAGGAAGCAACCaaagaaaagaatttgattGGCAGTTCATTGTCCCTGGCCTGGGGTTCGGGCTAGGATCAGGAATTGTGGTGGCACCTCTCTTGTTctccaagaaaataaacaaatggtACGACGACCGTATAGATAAAATCCTTTTGGTGCTTCTTCCAATGTTGGGATTCAGATACTACGCGAGAGGTGATTGGAGGATCGAGCCTGATGAAACttctgaagaagaagataacacagatgctgctgctgctgctgatgatgatgatgatgatgaagtggAAGTGGACAATGAAGATTACTTTGGAGGAAGGTACTGTGTGTTCTGCACAAAACTTGACATCACAATTAAAAAGGTCATTCACGACCCAAAATGTGTTTGTTATCAGTCACCACCGatatcttcttcctcttcttccttctcATCTTTTTCGCCATCTTGA
- the LOC133676670 gene encoding hexose carrier protein HEX6 encodes MAVELSIRSDQGGLCNGKMTWFVVLSCMMAAMGGVIFGYDIGITGGVTSMEPFLEKFFPKVYRKMKEDTEISNYCKFDSQLLTSFTSSMYVAGFIASFFASSITKAFGRKPSILLGGAAFLAGAALGGAAFNVYMLIFGRVLLGVGVGFANQAVPLYLSEMAPPRYRGAINNGFQFSIGIGALSANLINYGTEKIKGGWGWRISLALAAVPATILTLGAVFLPETPNSLIQLTDDTERAKLMLQRVRGTEDVQAELDDLIKASSISKTVEHPFKNIIKRKYRPQLVMAIAIPFFQQVTGINVIAFYAPILFRTIGLGESASLMSSVVTGIVGTGSTFISMLVVDKLGRRALFIFGGVQMLVSQIMVGGIMAAQLGDHGGIGEGYAYVVLILICIYVAGFGWSWGPLGWLVPSEIFPLEIRSAGQSIVVAVSFLFTFIVAQTFLAMLCHFKSGIFFFFGGWVVVMTAFVYYLLPETKNIPIEKMDRVWREHGFWNKIVGEMDEQTKIEAA; translated from the exons ATGGCAGTGGAATTAAGCATAAGAAGTGATCAAGGAGGGCTATGCAATGGCAAGATGACATGGTTTGTTGTTTTGTCTTGTATGATGGCTGCCATGGGAGGAGTCATTTTCGGCTATGATATTGGAATTACAG GTGGTGTTACCTCAATGGAACCATTTCTGGAGAAATTTTTCCCAAAAGTGTACAGAAAGATGAAGGAAGACACAGAAATTAGCAACTACTGCAAATTTGATAGCCAATTGTTGACCTCCTTCACATCCTCAATGTATGTTGCTGGTTTTATTGCTTCATTCTTTGCCTCATCGATAACGAAGGCATTTGGACGCAAGCCATCAATTCTTTTAGGAGGCGCTGCCTTCCTTGCTGGTGCTGCCCTTGGTGGTGCAGCATTTAACGTTTATATGCTAATATTTGGTCGGGTCTTGCTTGGAGTTGGTGTTGGTTTTGCTAACCAG GCAGTCCCACTCTATCTCTCAGAAATGGCACCACCAAGATACAGAGGAGCAATTAACAATGGGTTCCAGTTTAGTATTGGCATCGGGGCACTCTCTGCTAACCTCATAAACTATGGCACCGAAAAGATCAAAGGCGGTTGGGGCTGGCGAATCTCCCTAGCTTTGGCAGCAGTCCCGGCTACAATCCTTACACTAGGTGCAGTTTTCCTGCCAGAAACACCAAACAGCCTCATTCAGCTCACTGATGACACTGAAAGAGCTAAGCTAATGCTACAACGGGTCCGAGGAACTGAAGATGTTCAAGCAGAACTTGATGATCTCATCAAAGCTAGCTCAATCTCAAAAACCGTTGAGCACCCATTTAAGAATATCATAAAAAGGAAGTATAGGCCTCAACTAGTAATGGCAATAGCCATACCATTTTTTCAGCAAGTTACAGGAATCAATGTGATTGCATTTTATGCTCCTATACTTTTCAGGACAATAGGACTAGGCGAAAGCGCATCCCTCATGTCTTCAGTTGTGACTGGGATTGTGGGTACTGGATCAACATTTATATCAATGCTTGTAGTCGACAAACTTGGCAGAAGAGCATTGTTTATATTTGGTGGTGTGCAGATGTTAGTGTCACAAATAATGGTGGGAGGAATAATGGCAGCTCAGCTAGGTGATCATGGTGGTATAGGCGAAGGATATGCTTATGTtgtgttgattttgatttgtattTACGTAGCTGGGTTTGGCTGGTCATGGGGTCCATTAGGATGGTTAGTTCCTAGTGAGATTTTTCCGCTGGAAATTCGATCAGCAGGGCAAAGTATTGTGGTTGCTGTAAGCTTTCTCTTCACTTTCATTGTTGCACAAACATTTCTAGCCATGCTTTGCCACTTCAAGTctggaattttctttttctttggggGCTGGGTTGTAGTGATGACTG